One Edaphobacter flagellatus genomic region harbors:
- a CDS encoding MFS transporter, protein MTKVQERSGLRLWAPVVSMTLLGLLSYVDRSVLAILSPTILADLHMSATQYGYAILVFSLCYMLANPVWGFWMDRAGLWMTTLIAVLVWSLASGSHGLMVGFAGMCLARGVLGFGEGATFPAGLKTVSETLPEEKRSFGLGIAYSGGSLGAAITPLIITPIAVRWGWRAAFAVTAVFGMAWIVLWVMLKVCGLYGVSQGPRERDVTLTREVGQSRWSRDLFAAAAVYGLGAAPLAFGLYAAPLYLTRVLHLGQSLLGHLLWLPPAGWEAGYLLFGRWADWLRRRDAMRAGTIRRRPQRVFFLLALVSTPIVFTQSLTQSAFPVGLTMGLFFFEMFVAGGFVVFALSDGMAVLPKQNSAFLAGICISAWALVTGVLMPVIGHLFDRGRYSSALWMIACLPMLGVLLWQILRSRDLDSSSY, encoded by the coding sequence ATGACTAAAGTGCAGGAGCGGTCGGGGCTTCGTCTATGGGCTCCAGTGGTGTCGATGACGCTGCTAGGGCTGCTCAGCTATGTCGATCGCAGTGTGCTTGCCATTCTGAGTCCAACCATTCTTGCCGATCTCCACATGTCGGCAACGCAGTATGGATACGCGATTCTTGTTTTCAGCCTCTGTTATATGCTGGCCAATCCAGTGTGGGGATTCTGGATGGACCGTGCTGGCTTGTGGATGACAACACTCATCGCTGTTCTGGTATGGTCGTTGGCTTCGGGGAGTCATGGCCTGATGGTTGGCTTTGCTGGTATGTGCCTGGCTAGAGGCGTGCTGGGGTTTGGCGAGGGAGCAACCTTTCCAGCGGGACTGAAGACCGTTTCGGAGACATTGCCGGAGGAGAAGCGCTCGTTCGGGTTGGGAATCGCTTATAGCGGCGGCTCTTTGGGAGCTGCGATTACGCCGCTAATCATTACTCCGATTGCGGTGCGGTGGGGATGGCGTGCAGCTTTTGCTGTTACGGCTGTATTTGGAATGGCATGGATCGTTCTGTGGGTCATGCTGAAGGTCTGCGGGCTGTATGGAGTTTCTCAAGGGCCTCGTGAGCGTGACGTAACGTTGACGCGGGAGGTTGGTCAGTCCAGATGGAGCCGTGATCTGTTTGCTGCGGCTGCTGTTTATGGTTTGGGAGCCGCGCCTCTCGCTTTCGGTCTCTATGCCGCGCCGCTTTACCTTACCCGCGTTTTGCATCTCGGACAGTCTTTATTAGGACATCTTTTGTGGCTACCTCCCGCGGGATGGGAAGCGGGATATCTCCTCTTCGGGCGGTGGGCTGATTGGCTGCGCAGGCGCGATGCTATGCGCGCAGGGACAATCAGACGAAGGCCCCAGCGCGTCTTCTTCCTTCTTGCTCTGGTCAGCACCCCCATCGTGTTTACGCAGAGCCTGACCCAAAGTGCATTTCCTGTTGGGTTGACGATGGGGTTGTTTTTCTTTGAGATGTTCGTTGCAGGCGGCTTTGTGGTCTTTGCTCTGTCGGATGGCATGGCTGTGCTGCCAAAGCAAAACTCGGCTTTTCTTGCGGGAATATGTATCTCGGCCTGGGCACTTGTTACGGGTGTCCTGATGCCTGTGATCGGGCACTTGTTCGATCGCGGGCGCTACTCCTCTGCGCTTTGGATGATTGCTTGCTTGCCAATGTTGGGGGTGCTGCTTTGGCAGATATTGCGCTCACGCGATTTAGATTCCTCATCCTACTGA
- a CDS encoding M1 family metallopeptidase, producing MVLHVVVRRALSTLAFVFFPLTALYGQRLPAGVHPEHYSLTLTPDLKAATFAGDETIDVVLDRPSTTITLNAVEIQFVSVKANSGGGSQAAVVSTDENKEQATFTFAQPLPAGKVSLKISYRGILNNKLRGFYLSKTKARNYAVTQFEPTDARRAYPSFDEPALKATYDITLVIDASDNAISNTQVISDAPGPVEGKHTVKFATTPKMSTYLVAFLVGDFKCSLGKADGVPIRACSTPDKVAMTKFAVESAEYILPYYNKYFGIKYPMPKLDMVALPDFEAGAMENFGCITYRETDLLVDEKRSAIPAKKRVAIVVAHEMAHQWFGDMVTMQWWDNLWLNEGFASWMESKPVAKWKPEWAFPEDDARDLDATLNLDSQPTTRTIRATAETPDEINEMFDGIAYGKAGAVLGMVENYLGEEAFRQGVHNYLAAHLYANATAEDFWNAQTENSHQPIDKVMQSFVTQPGVPLLAFAQSTGKDMPLDQSRFFLSNPAGSSTAQRWTLPVCLKSVGKPVCRLVSSGDTALHLPENATSPFFYGNAGAKGYYRSLYALEQLAAMIAKAESGLSSVERISLLGDRWALVRSGQGTAKEFLDLVLALKNDSNGLVMETAFDKVKSINARIATDEDRDQLAAVLRREFGPVYAALGKPERNEPFTKQQLRVELMGLLGRAKEPAVLNEAKALTDRAFASGAMKDKGLDPLLADEAIAISATNGDAVLYDKVMAASRNPIDPGAQSDALRTLAFFRDPELVKRTLDYAVSGEVRNQDSWIPLSILLGSYETRDQAWQYVQENWDKVHAQLTTNSGAHIVSAAGSFCSAEKRDEVAAFFATHKVDAAERTLAKALDNINDCIHLRAAQEPSLHQWLAAQPKQ from the coding sequence ATGGTTTTGCATGTTGTTGTTCGCCGTGCCCTGTCTACTCTTGCGTTTGTCTTCTTCCCGCTTACAGCTTTGTATGGGCAGCGGTTGCCTGCGGGCGTACATCCGGAGCACTATTCGCTGACACTTACGCCTGATCTGAAGGCAGCTACTTTTGCGGGCGACGAGACAATTGATGTTGTTCTGGATCGGCCGAGCACAACGATCACACTGAACGCAGTGGAGATCCAGTTTGTGTCAGTAAAGGCCAATAGCGGAGGTGGTTCTCAAGCGGCAGTTGTGTCCACAGACGAGAACAAGGAGCAGGCGACATTTACATTTGCTCAGCCTCTGCCTGCAGGCAAGGTTTCTTTGAAGATCAGCTATCGCGGCATTTTGAACAACAAGCTGCGCGGGTTTTATCTTTCGAAAACAAAAGCCCGTAATTATGCGGTGACGCAGTTTGAACCTACGGATGCACGGCGCGCTTATCCCAGCTTTGATGAGCCTGCGCTGAAGGCGACCTACGACATCACACTTGTGATCGATGCAAGTGATAATGCAATTTCCAATACACAGGTCATTTCGGATGCGCCTGGACCGGTTGAGGGCAAACATACGGTCAAGTTCGCGACGACCCCGAAGATGTCAACCTATCTTGTGGCGTTCCTGGTGGGCGATTTCAAGTGTTCGTTGGGCAAAGCAGATGGTGTGCCGATTCGTGCCTGCTCGACACCGGATAAGGTTGCGATGACGAAGTTTGCGGTGGAGAGCGCGGAGTATATTCTGCCGTACTACAACAAGTACTTTGGGATTAAGTATCCGATGCCGAAGCTGGATATGGTGGCTCTGCCTGATTTTGAAGCGGGCGCGATGGAAAACTTCGGCTGCATCACCTATCGCGAGACGGACTTGCTGGTTGACGAGAAGCGGAGTGCGATACCCGCAAAGAAGCGTGTTGCGATTGTTGTGGCCCATGAGATGGCGCACCAGTGGTTCGGCGATATGGTGACGATGCAGTGGTGGGACAATCTTTGGCTGAACGAGGGCTTTGCCTCATGGATGGAGTCGAAGCCGGTGGCGAAGTGGAAGCCGGAGTGGGCGTTTCCTGAGGACGATGCACGCGATCTGGATGCAACGCTGAATCTCGATTCGCAGCCAACGACGCGGACGATTCGTGCTACGGCAGAGACGCCGGATGAGATCAATGAGATGTTCGACGGGATTGCCTATGGCAAGGCTGGAGCGGTGTTGGGGATGGTAGAGAATTACCTCGGGGAAGAGGCTTTTCGCCAGGGAGTGCATAACTATCTTGCAGCACATCTGTATGCAAATGCGACGGCAGAGGACTTCTGGAATGCACAGACGGAGAACTCGCATCAGCCTATCGACAAGGTTATGCAGAGCTTTGTGACGCAACCCGGTGTTCCCTTACTGGCATTCGCGCAAAGCACCGGGAAAGATATGCCGCTGGACCAGAGCCGATTCTTCCTGTCCAATCCGGCGGGAAGCAGTACTGCGCAACGGTGGACGCTTCCTGTTTGTTTGAAGTCGGTCGGCAAGCCGGTCTGCCGACTGGTCTCCTCTGGAGATACTGCTTTGCATCTGCCGGAGAATGCCACGTCCCCGTTCTTTTATGGAAATGCAGGCGCGAAAGGCTATTACCGCAGCCTGTATGCGCTTGAGCAGCTGGCTGCGATGATTGCGAAGGCTGAGAGCGGGCTAAGTTCTGTGGAGCGTATTAGTCTGCTCGGCGACCGATGGGCTCTGGTGCGTTCGGGGCAGGGGACGGCGAAAGAGTTTCTCGACCTGGTACTTGCGCTTAAGAATGACTCGAATGGCCTGGTGATGGAAACGGCGTTCGACAAGGTGAAATCGATCAATGCGCGTATTGCGACCGACGAGGATCGTGATCAGCTTGCGGCAGTCCTGCGTCGCGAATTCGGTCCTGTTTATGCTGCTCTTGGGAAGCCGGAGCGCAATGAACCATTTACAAAGCAGCAGCTGCGGGTCGAGCTGATGGGTCTTTTAGGCCGCGCAAAAGAACCGGCCGTACTGAATGAAGCAAAGGCGTTGACCGATCGCGCTTTCGCGTCTGGAGCGATGAAAGACAAAGGGCTGGACCCCTTGTTAGCTGACGAGGCGATAGCGATTTCAGCGACGAATGGCGATGCAGTTCTATATGACAAGGTGATGGCGGCGAGCAGGAACCCTATCGATCCCGGAGCGCAGTCGGATGCGCTGCGCACGCTGGCTTTTTTCCGCGACCCTGAACTGGTGAAGCGCACGCTGGACTATGCTGTTTCCGGCGAGGTCCGTAATCAGGACAGCTGGATTCCGCTCTCTATATTGCTTGGAAGCTATGAGACGCGCGATCAGGCGTGGCAGTATGTGCAGGAGAACTGGGACAAGGTACATGCGCAACTGACGACCAATTCTGGTGCGCATATTGTGAGCGCGGCGGGAAGCTTCTGCTCGGCAGAAAAACGCGATGAGGTGGCGGCGTTCTTTGCAACCCATAAAGTGGATGCGGCGGAACGAACGCTGGCTAAGGCTTTGGATAATATTAACGATTGCATCCACCTGCGTGCAGCACAGGAGCCAAGCCTGCATCAATGGCTTGCGGCGCAACCGAAGCAATGA
- the glk gene encoding glucokinase: MILAGDVGGTKVHLALYDFAGGQLHPIRDAKFAAHQFSSLDEVVNEFLSGDENTPATKRDEILAACFGVPGPVRDGRLKLTNLPWTLDVRDLSRSLSIKHVFLINDLEANGYGIPELAPDKIFTLHAGDPNAVGHRGLISAGTGLGQALLIWDGKTHRPIPSEGGHCDFAARSNREIAMLEYLRNKLKGRVSFERVVSGLGIKNVYEFLRDVEKINEPKWLCDRMLAEDPNVVIGECAEDGSSSLCFETMKTFASAYGAEAGNLALKMLATGGIYLGGGIAPKRLKTMQNGFFMQAFLDKGRMSPLLQAIPVKVILDDTCALLGAAAYAEARAAELGGVSERAASLNA; the protein is encoded by the coding sequence ATGATTCTTGCTGGTGATGTTGGCGGCACGAAGGTTCATCTTGCGCTTTACGACTTTGCTGGCGGACAGCTGCATCCGATTCGCGATGCAAAGTTCGCGGCGCATCAGTTTAGTTCGTTGGATGAGGTGGTCAACGAGTTTCTGAGTGGTGATGAGAACACCCCGGCGACGAAGCGTGACGAGATTCTCGCTGCATGTTTCGGCGTGCCGGGCCCGGTGCGTGATGGCCGGCTGAAGCTGACGAACCTGCCATGGACGTTGGATGTGCGTGATCTGTCGCGATCGTTGTCGATCAAGCATGTTTTTCTGATCAATGATCTTGAGGCAAATGGCTATGGGATTCCGGAGCTTGCGCCGGATAAGATCTTTACGCTGCATGCAGGTGATCCAAATGCTGTCGGACATCGTGGGCTGATCTCCGCGGGCACGGGCCTGGGGCAGGCGCTGTTGATATGGGACGGAAAAACGCATAGACCCATTCCTTCGGAGGGTGGGCATTGCGACTTTGCAGCGCGTTCGAATCGCGAGATTGCGATGCTGGAATATCTGCGCAACAAGCTGAAGGGTCGCGTGAGTTTTGAGCGTGTTGTCTCAGGGCTTGGCATCAAGAATGTTTACGAATTTTTGCGCGATGTGGAGAAGATCAACGAGCCGAAGTGGCTGTGCGATCGCATGCTGGCCGAGGACCCAAATGTGGTGATTGGCGAGTGTGCTGAGGATGGATCGAGCTCGCTTTGCTTTGAAACCATGAAGACGTTCGCGTCGGCTTACGGTGCGGAGGCAGGCAACCTGGCATTGAAGATGCTGGCTACGGGTGGAATTTATCTGGGAGGCGGAATCGCTCCCAAGCGTTTGAAGACGATGCAGAATGGGTTCTTTATGCAGGCGTTTCTGGATAAAGGAAGAATGTCTCCTCTGCTGCAGGCGATTCCGGTGAAGGTGATTCTGGACGATACGTGCGCTCTACTTGGCGCTGCAGCTTATGCGGAGGCTCGAGCTGCGGAATTGGGCGGAGTGTCGGAGCGTGCAGCTTCGTTGAACGCCTGA
- the pgl gene encoding 6-phosphogluconolactonase yields MPRPTSVTYQVYSTPAKVAEAAAELFASAVAGAANARGIARVAISGGTTPKAMFVLLASEPFASKVPWDKLDLYWVDERCVPPDDAESNYRMTREALLSKVPLPVERIHRMEGDLEPEVAAARYEAAIRNGFKLEGAQTPTFDLVLLGMGDDGHTASLFPHTEALNDMTHIVVANYVPQKDTWRVTLTWPVINQGREVVFLIEGEKKAQVLHDVFEGPYQPEVYPSQIIRPASGKLTLLLDKAAAAKLPAPADGGSTGTLELK; encoded by the coding sequence ATGCCGCGTCCTACAAGTGTTACGTATCAGGTTTATTCGACTCCGGCGAAGGTTGCAGAGGCCGCTGCGGAGTTGTTTGCTTCGGCCGTAGCAGGTGCGGCGAACGCGCGAGGGATTGCTCGCGTGGCTATCTCAGGCGGGACGACTCCGAAGGCGATGTTTGTGCTGCTGGCATCGGAGCCATTCGCGAGCAAGGTGCCCTGGGACAAGCTGGATCTCTACTGGGTGGATGAGCGCTGCGTTCCGCCGGATGATGCGGAGTCGAACTATCGCATGACGCGTGAGGCGCTGCTATCGAAGGTTCCGCTGCCGGTTGAGCGAATCCACCGGATGGAAGGAGATCTGGAGCCGGAGGTTGCGGCAGCACGGTATGAGGCGGCGATTCGCAATGGCTTCAAGCTTGAAGGGGCGCAGACGCCGACGTTCGATCTTGTGCTGCTGGGGATGGGAGACGATGGCCATACGGCGTCACTGTTCCCGCATACGGAAGCGTTGAACGATATGACGCACATCGTGGTGGCGAACTATGTTCCGCAGAAGGATACATGGCGCGTGACACTGACCTGGCCGGTGATCAATCAGGGCAGGGAAGTAGTATTCCTGATTGAGGGCGAGAAGAAGGCGCAGGTGCTGCACGATGTGTTTGAAGGGCCGTACCAGCCTGAGGTTTATCCTTCGCAGATTATTCGTCCGGCGAGCGGGAAGCTGACGCTCTTGCTGGATAAGGCCGCAGCCGCTAAGCTGCCAGCACCGGCGGATGGTGGATCGACCGGAACACTGGAGTTGAAATAA